Proteins encoded within one genomic window of Bradyrhizobium sp. AZCC 1719:
- a CDS encoding NADP-dependent isocitrate dehydrogenase, with translation MAKIKVTNPVVELDGDEMTRIIWQYIKDKLITPFLDVELLYFDLGMEYRDQTNDQVTIDAANAIKKVGVGVKCATITPDEARVKEFGLKEMWKSPNGTIRNILGGVIFREPIICKNVPRLVPGWSKPIIIGRHAYGDQYRATDIKFPGKGTLTLKFVGEDGTVIEREVFKTPGSGVAMQMYNLDDSIIDFARASFNYGLMRNYPVYLSTKNTILKVYDGRFKDIFQDIYDREFKKEFEAKRLTYEHRLIDDMVASALKWSGGYVWACKNYDGDVQSDTVAQGYGSLGLMTSVLLTPDGKTVEAEAAHGTVTRHYREHQKGKETSTNSIASIFAWTRGLAHRAKLDNNPQLAKFADTLEKVCVATVEEGYMTKDLALLVGADQRWLSTTGFLDKVAANLEKAMAA, from the coding sequence ATGGCAAAAATCAAGGTGACCAACCCCGTCGTCGAACTCGATGGCGACGAGATGACCCGGATCATCTGGCAGTACATCAAGGACAAGCTGATCACCCCGTTCCTCGATGTCGAACTGCTCTATTTTGACCTCGGAATGGAGTACCGCGACCAGACCAACGACCAGGTCACGATCGATGCCGCCAATGCCATCAAGAAGGTCGGCGTCGGCGTCAAATGCGCCACCATCACCCCTGATGAAGCCCGGGTGAAGGAATTCGGCCTGAAGGAGATGTGGAAGTCGCCGAACGGCACCATCCGCAACATCCTCGGCGGCGTAATCTTCCGCGAGCCGATCATCTGCAAGAACGTGCCGCGCCTGGTTCCCGGCTGGAGCAAGCCGATCATCATCGGCCGCCACGCCTATGGCGACCAGTACCGCGCCACCGACATCAAGTTCCCCGGCAAGGGCACCCTGACGCTGAAATTCGTCGGCGAGGACGGCACCGTCATCGAGAGGGAAGTGTTCAAGACCCCGGGCTCCGGCGTCGCGATGCAGATGTACAACCTCGATGACTCCATCATCGACTTCGCCCGCGCCTCTTTCAATTACGGTCTGATGCGGAACTACCCGGTCTATCTCTCGACCAAGAACACCATCCTCAAAGTCTATGACGGCCGCTTCAAGGACATCTTCCAGGACATCTACGACCGCGAGTTCAAGAAGGAGTTCGAGGCCAAGCGGCTCACCTACGAACACCGCCTGATCGACGACATGGTTGCCTCCGCCCTGAAGTGGTCCGGCGGCTACGTCTGGGCCTGCAAAAACTACGATGGCGACGTGCAGTCGGATACGGTCGCGCAGGGCTACGGCTCGCTCGGCCTGATGACCTCGGTGCTGCTGACGCCCGACGGCAAGACGGTGGAAGCCGAAGCCGCGCACGGCACGGTGACCCGGCACTACCGCGAGCATCAGAAGGGCAAGGAGACCTCGACCAACTCGATCGCGTCGATCTTCGCCTGGACCCGTGGCCTCGCCCACCGCGCGAAGCTCGACAACAACCCGCAGCTCGCAAAATTCGCCGACACGCTGGAAAAGGTCTGCGTTGCGACCGTCGAGGAAGGCTACATGACCAAGGACCTCGCGCTCCTGGTCGGCGCCGACCAGCGCTGGCTGTCCACGACTGGTTTCCTCGACAAGGTTGCGGCCAATCTCGAGAAGGCGATGGCGGCCTAA
- a CDS encoding TrmJ/YjtD family RNA methyltransferase, whose protein sequence is MSGSGTDKTKSGWDLAGPVVILVEPQLGENIGMAARAMGNFALSRLRIVNPRDGWPNIAAQRAAAGADQILEQAQLFDTVEQAVADLTLLFATTARAHDQAKPVVAPAQAAAEIVAHVGSGGGAGILFGRERYGLQNEEVALANRIITFPVNPGFASLNLAQAVLLIGYEWFKLSTGGALPFAMPERSEPASQHQMQAFFDNLVRELDKVEFLRPREKRETMLVNLRNIFTRMDPTKQDMHTLHGVVMAIAEGRKGPAKGGVLDGEQATRLRALLAEHGQGPAVPGDSSTVRGLARLLRRNPTDAERILWQALTRDRRFAGQFKRQTPVGRHIPDFVSFVHRLAIELVNPNETETIVADRAGRKAWLEARDYRVIEMRVADVERDLATELEQLEKAVGWAKAR, encoded by the coding sequence ATGTCCGGCTCGGGCACCGATAAAACCAAGTCTGGTTGGGACTTAGCTGGACCTGTTGTGATCCTCGTCGAGCCGCAGCTCGGCGAGAATATAGGCATGGCCGCGCGGGCGATGGGCAATTTTGCGCTGTCGCGCCTGCGGATCGTCAATCCGCGCGACGGCTGGCCGAACATCGCGGCGCAACGGGCCGCTGCCGGCGCGGACCAGATTTTGGAACAGGCGCAGTTGTTCGACACGGTGGAGCAGGCGGTTGCTGATCTCACACTGCTGTTTGCGACCACCGCCCGCGCGCATGACCAGGCCAAGCCGGTGGTCGCGCCGGCGCAAGCGGCGGCCGAGATCGTGGCTCATGTCGGAAGTGGCGGCGGGGCCGGTATCCTGTTCGGCCGCGAGCGGTACGGCCTGCAGAACGAGGAGGTGGCGCTTGCCAACCGGATCATCACCTTTCCGGTCAACCCCGGCTTCGCCTCGCTCAATCTGGCGCAGGCGGTGCTGCTGATCGGCTACGAGTGGTTCAAACTGTCGACCGGCGGCGCCCTGCCGTTCGCGATGCCGGAACGCTCCGAGCCGGCCTCGCAGCACCAGATGCAGGCCTTCTTCGACAATCTGGTTCGGGAACTCGACAAGGTCGAATTCCTCCGCCCGCGCGAGAAGCGCGAAACCATGCTGGTGAACCTGCGCAATATCTTCACCCGGATGGACCCGACCAAGCAGGACATGCACACCCTGCACGGCGTGGTGATGGCGATCGCCGAGGGACGCAAGGGCCCGGCCAAGGGCGGCGTGCTCGACGGCGAACAGGCGACAAGGCTGCGGGCGCTGCTGGCCGAGCACGGGCAGGGGCCGGCGGTGCCTGGCGACAGCTCTACCGTGCGCGGCCTGGCACGGCTGCTTCGCCGCAACCCGACTGATGCCGAGCGCATCCTTTGGCAGGCGCTGACGCGCGACCGCCGCTTCGCCGGCCAGTTCAAGCGCCAGACCCCGGTCGGGCGCCACATCCCCGATTTCGTCTCCTTCGTGCATCGCCTGGCGATCGAACTGGTCAACCCGAACGAGACGGAAACAATTGTCGCCGACCGCGCCGGGCGGAAGGCGTGGCTGGAGGCACGGGATTACCGCGTGATCGAGATGCGGGTTGCCGATGTCGAGCGGGATCTGGCGACCGAGCTGGAGCAGCTGGAGAAAGCCGTAGGGTGGGCAAAGGCGCGTTAG
- a CDS encoding DUF1326 domain-containing protein → MATSDWRLEGEWMKNCNCAFGCPCDFNARPTEGYCKGLVGMRITQGHFEGTKLDGLVFAATVDFPGALHEGNGQLQPIIDERATAEQREALFNIMSGKHSAEGTLFHIFSLIVTKIHDPVFAPFEFSFDKDGRVARMVAKGVLETEVEPIKNPVTGEPHRIQVVMPEGFEHRAAEIASANIRSTGAIKFDTKGSHSSLANVVQTPEGVAA, encoded by the coding sequence ATGGCTACATCTGACTGGCGTCTCGAAGGCGAATGGATGAAGAACTGCAATTGCGCGTTTGGCTGTCCGTGCGATTTCAACGCGCGGCCGACCGAGGGCTATTGCAAGGGCCTGGTCGGCATGAGGATCACCCAGGGACATTTCGAGGGCACTAAGCTCGATGGGCTGGTTTTTGCGGCCACCGTCGATTTTCCTGGCGCACTGCATGAGGGCAATGGCCAGTTGCAGCCGATCATCGACGAGCGCGCCACGGCGGAACAACGCGAGGCGCTGTTCAACATCATGTCCGGCAAGCATTCCGCTGAAGGTACGCTGTTTCATATCTTCAGCCTGATCGTGACGAAGATCCACGACCCGGTGTTTGCGCCGTTCGAGTTCTCATTCGACAAGGATGGACGCGTTGCGCGCATGGTGGCCAAGGGCGTGCTGGAGACCGAGGTCGAGCCGATCAAGAATCCGGTGACGGGAGAGCCTCATCGCATTCAGGTCGTGATGCCCGAGGGCTTCGAACACCGCGCTGCCGAAATTGCCTCGGCCAACATCCGCTCGACCGGTGCGATCAAGTTCGACACCAAGGGCTCGCATAGCTCGCTGGCGAATGTCGTCCAGACGCCGGAGGGCGTAGCGGCCTGA
- a CDS encoding DUF2182 domain-containing protein — translation MSGTSALEQTLRHDRLIVAFSMASVVAFAWGYLAAGAGIDMSMADMPMDPEPWSPSQAALMFAMWWVMMIAMMVPSAAPMVLLFTAIKRRQETENPVFTSWLFLAGYLLIWAGFSLAAVAVQWALDQAGLLSGMMASTSSMLAGTILLAAGLYQLTPVKRACLRYCQNPVFFLSRFWQPGAMGALRMGFRHGSYCVGCCWFLMALLFVAGVMNLVWIAAVAIYVAFEKLLARSPWLSRAAGVGLILAGGVVLARGLIVTAPASLWGVYS, via the coding sequence ATGTCCGGGACCTCTGCGCTTGAACAGACCTTGCGCCACGATCGCCTGATCGTGGCGTTCAGCATGGCTTCAGTGGTCGCGTTTGCCTGGGGCTATCTGGCCGCCGGCGCCGGCATCGACATGAGCATGGCCGATATGCCCATGGACCCCGAGCCATGGTCGCCCTCGCAGGCCGCGCTGATGTTTGCGATGTGGTGGGTGATGATGATCGCGATGATGGTGCCGAGCGCCGCGCCAATGGTGCTGCTGTTTACGGCAATCAAGCGCAGGCAGGAGACCGAAAATCCCGTCTTCACGAGCTGGCTCTTTCTCGCCGGCTATCTCCTGATATGGGCCGGCTTTAGCCTCGCCGCGGTCGCGGTGCAGTGGGCATTGGATCAGGCCGGGCTGCTGTCCGGCATGATGGCGAGCACCAGCAGCATGCTCGCCGGGACCATCCTGCTTGCCGCCGGGCTCTACCAGCTCACGCCGGTCAAGCGCGCCTGCCTGCGCTACTGCCAGAATCCGGTATTCTTCCTCAGCCGCTTTTGGCAACCGGGCGCCATGGGCGCGTTGCGCATGGGCTTTCGGCACGGCAGCTACTGTGTCGGCTGTTGCTGGTTTTTGATGGCGCTGCTGTTCGTTGCCGGCGTGATGAACCTGGTGTGGATCGCGGCGGTCGCGATCTATGTCGCCTTCGAGAAGCTGCTCGCCCGCAGCCCGTGGCTCAGCCGCGCCGCAGGCGTGGGCCTGATCCTGGCCGGCGGGGTGGTGCTGGCGCGCGGTCTGATCGTCACGGCGCCCGCGTCGCTCTGGGGCGTGTACTCATAA
- a CDS encoding GNAT family N-acetyltransferase, producing the protein MASKITIRLAEERDVPALARLLRRSWLVTWAPELPFEAVQAFAAVDPARHHAENEWRNFTVATCENVLLGMVQMNHDFIEALHVDPSHWNSGVGSKLLTKAEEQIARTSPVARLEVRSFNSRARAFYARRGWTEVRQYQGTECGCPVNNFEMQKILLNAYG; encoded by the coding sequence ATGGCATCCAAGATCACCATTCGACTTGCAGAAGAGCGGGATGTGCCTGCGCTCGCCCGTCTTTTGAGACGCTCTTGGCTTGTCACGTGGGCTCCTGAGCTGCCGTTCGAGGCGGTGCAAGCCTTTGCTGCTGTTGACCCTGCACGCCACCACGCCGAAAATGAATGGCGCAACTTCACAGTTGCAACGTGCGAGAACGTGCTTTTAGGTATGGTCCAGATGAACCACGACTTCATCGAAGCCCTGCATGTCGATCCGAGCCATTGGAATAGTGGCGTAGGATCAAAACTGCTCACCAAAGCCGAGGAGCAGATCGCACGCACGTCCCCGGTCGCACGGTTGGAAGTACGCAGCTTTAACTCACGAGCGCGAGCCTTCTACGCACGACGCGGATGGACCGAAGTGCGGCAGTATCAGGGAACAGAGTGCGGATGCCCGGTCAATAATTTTGAGATGCAGAAAATCCTTTTGAATGCCTATGGCTGA
- a CDS encoding GNAT family N-acetyltransferase, producing MDKSFRIRRASQDDAGEVARIHIEATRAAYRDIYTVEYLNGLSVEDRAYRWVEKDKGHLAIGRPFGVFVAFDNEVMIGFADVGPTNENGVAELYAIYLDPDYIGKGAGKALLEACADYAASNGFKAMTATVLSRNSLARAFYERSGARAVTETERLIETGGTKETVISYLWANLR from the coding sequence ATGGATAAGAGCTTTAGAATAAGACGAGCTTCTCAAGATGATGCCGGTGAAGTCGCCCGGATTCATATCGAAGCCACTCGCGCAGCCTACCGTGATATCTATACAGTCGAGTACCTCAACGGCCTTTCGGTTGAAGACCGTGCTTACCGCTGGGTTGAAAAGGATAAGGGTCATCTGGCGATTGGCCGCCCGTTCGGTGTGTTCGTGGCATTTGACAACGAAGTGATGATTGGTTTTGCGGACGTCGGACCAACTAATGAGAATGGTGTCGCGGAACTTTACGCGATTTACCTGGATCCCGATTATATTGGGAAAGGCGCAGGCAAGGCTCTCTTGGAGGCGTGCGCTGACTACGCTGCCAGCAATGGCTTTAAAGCCATGACCGCAACCGTATTAAGCAGAAATTCTCTGGCACGCGCATTTTATGAGCGCTCAGGTGCGCGAGCGGTAACAGAGACCGAAAGATTGATAGAAACAGGCGGGACCAAGGAAACGGTCATTTCTTATCTTTGGGCAAATTTGCGCTGA
- a CDS encoding TetR/AcrR family transcriptional regulator, with product MGKSVSKRKAVAASAAGDEESARGRLLSAATHLFCKNGINATGIDAIIDEAGTAKTTLYKLFGSKTNLVNAVLESEGKAWREWFIGAMEDGGGDAQAKLKRIFPALKRWFAEERFYGCPFINAVAEHDKDAKQFRNIALRHKKVVLAHIEKLASEMGAAEPQVLAHQLALLIDGAIVAAMVTRDPGVADTAGLAAGNLFGSSKVRKPKRAGNPAELVAV from the coding sequence ATGGGCAAATCAGTTTCCAAGCGGAAAGCTGTCGCGGCGTCGGCCGCAGGCGACGAGGAGTCCGCGCGCGGCCGCCTGCTAAGCGCGGCGACGCATCTGTTCTGCAAGAACGGTATCAACGCCACCGGCATCGACGCGATCATCGACGAGGCAGGCACCGCCAAAACCACGCTCTACAAATTGTTCGGATCGAAAACCAACCTCGTCAACGCCGTGCTGGAAAGCGAAGGCAAGGCCTGGCGCGAATGGTTCATCGGCGCGATGGAGGACGGCGGCGGCGATGCGCAGGCGAAGCTGAAGCGGATCTTTCCGGCGCTGAAGCGCTGGTTCGCCGAAGAGCGCTTCTACGGCTGCCCGTTCATCAATGCGGTGGCCGAGCACGACAAGGACGCCAAGCAGTTCCGCAACATCGCGCTGCGCCACAAGAAGGTGGTGCTGGCGCACATCGAAAAGCTCGCAAGTGAAATGGGCGCGGCCGAGCCGCAGGTGCTCGCCCATCAACTCGCGCTGTTAATAGACGGCGCCATCGTCGCCGCCATGGTCACGCGCGATCCCGGCGTCGCGGATACCGCGGGGCTTGCCGCGGGAAATCTGTTCGGGTCGTCGAAGGTGAGGAAACCGAAACGCGCCGGTAACCCAGCGGAGCTTGTCGCCGTCTGA
- a CDS encoding OsmC family protein — protein MTAVAQKTVLTGCLAPIDKNGLDQLIANGKANPKVIKTLKCKTVAEGKFRHANYIRNLAPYIVDEPPGLLGDDTAPNPSEASLAALGSCLAVGLHANAVHRGWIVNKLELELEGDLNITAVWGTGDVSEKPVGFTDVRVKIDMECEGIPKSEIDALVAHVKKWSPVANTFTRPVNLEVSA, from the coding sequence ATGACCGCGGTCGCTCAAAAAACGGTGCTCACGGGCTGCCTGGCCCCGATCGACAAGAACGGGCTCGATCAGCTCATCGCCAACGGCAAGGCCAATCCGAAGGTCATCAAGACCTTGAAGTGCAAGACGGTGGCGGAGGGCAAGTTCCGCCACGCCAACTACATTCGCAATCTCGCGCCCTACATCGTCGACGAGCCGCCGGGCTTGCTCGGCGATGACACCGCGCCCAATCCTTCCGAAGCCTCGCTCGCCGCGCTCGGCTCGTGCCTTGCGGTCGGCCTGCACGCCAACGCCGTGCACCGCGGCTGGATCGTCAACAAGCTCGAACTCGAGCTGGAGGGCGACCTCAACATTACGGCGGTGTGGGGCACCGGCGACGTCAGCGAAAAGCCGGTCGGCTTCACCGATGTGCGCGTCAAGATCGACATGGAATGCGAGGGCATTCCGAAGAGCGAGATCGATGCGCTGGTCGCCCACGTCAAGAAGTGGTCGCCGGTCGCCAACACCTTTACGCGGCCGGTCAATCTCGAAGTCAGCGCATAA